Proteins from a genomic interval of Spirochaetia bacterium 38H-sp:
- a CDS encoding response regulator, which yields MTTENTRKKILIVDDTPANIQLLGSILQDKYVVSFAESGKEALARLEKTDFDLILLDIMMPEMDGFEVCKRVRSNPKTKKIPIIFLSAKTDRESVMEGLELGGQDYIAKPYDARELIKRVETQLRIREQEKLIEESQKKDKSEKLDTRTINNLEFSNRKMFYEKLMFLTIYENIKQRFRMIKDRELFLQNDPTIALAQMEKIFLVTKNYLVNNKEVLAKNIPEATKEIFSAFSKAELQKDIVLIREVLKHHSTISNGLFFIKEYFSMLKDHVTHTDMDPTNLSEEIEMAIEEIVPILPATIDISITISPIEEKTTIDRNHLFLALAHNLLLSADSIISSSEEGKIMVKAYLHGGVVFIEITDTGKGLDAESRKSIIRAFDEQALDTGIEAMGLATIKQILVNNYQGALVIEQEGEGTKTTIQIPMENIKEK from the coding sequence ATGACAACAGAAAACACAAGAAAAAAAATTCTTATTGTAGACGATACACCAGCCAACATACAACTTCTTGGAAGCATATTGCAGGACAAATATGTTGTATCCTTTGCAGAAAGCGGTAAAGAGGCTCTTGCAAGATTGGAGAAAACTGACTTTGACCTTATTCTTTTGGATATTATGATGCCGGAGATGGACGGTTTTGAAGTCTGCAAGAGAGTAAGGAGCAATCCAAAAACAAAAAAAATCCCCATAATTTTTCTATCTGCGAAGACAGACAGAGAAAGTGTTATGGAGGGACTTGAGCTGGGGGGACAGGACTATATAGCCAAGCCATACGATGCAAGAGAGCTCATCAAGAGAGTAGAAACACAGCTTAGAATCAGAGAACAGGAAAAATTGATAGAAGAATCACAAAAAAAAGACAAATCAGAAAAACTTGATACAAGGACAATAAACAATCTTGAGTTTTCCAACAGAAAAATGTTCTATGAGAAACTCATGTTTCTAACAATTTATGAAAATATTAAGCAGCGCTTTAGGATGATAAAGGACAGAGAGCTTTTCCTCCAAAACGATCCGACAATAGCACTTGCACAGATGGAAAAAATATTCCTGGTCACAAAAAACTATCTTGTAAATAACAAGGAAGTCCTGGCAAAGAATATTCCAGAAGCAACCAAGGAGATTTTTTCTGCTTTTTCAAAGGCTGAGCTACAAAAAGATATTGTCCTGATAAGAGAAGTCTTAAAACACCACAGCACAATAAGCAACGGACTATTCTTTATCAAGGAATATTTCTCAATGTTAAAAGACCATGTTACACACACAGACATGGATCCGACTAATCTATCGGAAGAGATAGAAATGGCAATAGAAGAAATAGTCCCAATACTTCCGGCTACAATAGACATAAGCATAACAATATCACCGATAGAAGAAAAAACAACCATAGATAGAAACCATTTGTTTTTGGCTCTTGCTCACAATCTTCTCTTATCCGCAGACAGCATTATATCCTCTTCCGAAGAAGGTAAAATAATGGTAAAAGCCTATCTCCATGGCGGAGTTGTCTTTATAGAGATAACAGATACAGGAAAAGGCCTTGATGCAGAATCAAGGAAATCCATAATAAGAGCCTTTGATGAGCAGGCTCTGGATACTGGGATAGAAGCCATGGGACTTGCAACAATCAAGCAAATACTGGTAAATAATTATCAGGGCGCTCTTGTCATAGAACAAGAGGGAGAGGGAACAAAAACAACTATACAAATACCTATGGAAAATATAAAGGAGAAATAA
- a CDS encoding PAS domain S-box protein: MSTEAKNTHLISKISTKEVKELLERTCKKSGAENASFMRIEEDTIAESIHSSKNNNIIAMLKTSGIYADIWLQEIRKNPDRNIKIMDGSILLIPLTEQKKLAAVLALANPKTDLNKDDIFNILENKPEENLFCQENSPEYIKALTDHLITPKSGILIYNKEKSTVDYIMPGEDNKDLSSVTLESFLAKITTESRKTAEDILIRKRTFTEEEITIVTDYGKKKFLLIPIRRNNKQDILILIDIHADRMFTRSMSEQSRLLGIIMDSLTDYIVVVDKESRILYANSAFESWIYLMEKKPLPSLIGKTLPEISKTIANKVEPLITEAQKLGSQIQREIAWHMSLQELVVEATVFPIHQQYEAAQWFIIFHNISNRKKTERLIMQQRQFYQQVLEATPIGVYTLDPLNDFLITLWNKSMEEISGIIRAQTLGLKEEQVFPQEYFAETAVLNQEIISTKKEAEIEELEISFPDKTDSVIINIRKIPILTPLGDVDHILVLVDDITEQKKLDRELAKYREHLEEEVKRKSAELTRVATEMEAILRSTESVAICSMDTDLNIQIFNPTMERLSKMYFKRQPQRGKNLLDIFPIRKIRTAAEKYLIRALKGSTITTRFSFSRKALMPIEMEVVVSPKLDKEKNIIGATIIALDITQRATMEKQLRLFKAISESAPYGTIIVDSSFRIIYANPYTAKIHGMEIGEIMGQNLSVLHTEEQFYKLKEELKKSEETGIMPAQEIWHKYKNGIDFPMLTTATFIKNDMGMTNYIGIISIDMSIQKEAEKKLLMAKTQAEQAARAKSEFLATMSHEIRTPLNAILGFTDLLYNIAEDERELTYLEAIKNSGKNLLLLINDILDLSKIEAGKMQLSYTMVNMIDFINEIASIFTNAAQQKNIDLIKEYNEDIPPSIEIDELRLRQVIFNLVGNAIKFTDKGHIKISLHCKNKTDNTVDIHIKVEDTGIGIKEEEQKAIFETFHQSEGQDNRKYGGTGLGLSISKRLIEMMGGKISLKSKYGEGSCFSVEIPGLKYSTKKVEKEIISNTGIPDLKGKKVLIVDDKELNRNLLVEYLEPTKASCILADDGTTALEEVRKNPPDIILMDIRMPSMSGDEFIKEYYKDEKNRQVPILALTASILKERHQYFKTLGFREVITKPVSREILYRMIAKYLGIDTTTQEKQKKRKSTVEKLPDSLSDEELAIKDEIKKAYHDTIKELAEIAQDTGLTSDMKKLADTAIEYGENLPCKYYKIWGKMMHTAIDSFNIPGIKELINKIENFINSIN, from the coding sequence ATGAGTACAGAAGCAAAAAACACACATCTCATTAGCAAAATCTCCACAAAAGAAGTAAAAGAACTATTGGAAAGAACATGCAAAAAAAGTGGAGCAGAGAACGCCTCCTTTATGCGTATAGAAGAAGACACAATAGCAGAAAGCATACACAGTAGCAAAAATAATAACATAATCGCAATGCTCAAAACATCGGGAATATATGCTGACATATGGCTGCAGGAAATAAGGAAAAATCCGGATAGAAACATCAAGATAATGGACGGAAGTATACTTCTAATCCCACTGACAGAACAAAAGAAACTTGCTGCAGTACTAGCTCTTGCAAACCCAAAAACAGATTTAAACAAAGACGACATATTTAATATACTGGAGAACAAGCCGGAGGAAAATCTGTTCTGTCAGGAAAACAGCCCAGAATATATAAAAGCACTCACAGACCACCTTATAACCCCTAAGAGCGGCATACTGATTTATAACAAAGAGAAATCCACAGTGGACTACATCATGCCCGGAGAAGATAATAAGGACCTCTCATCCGTTACATTAGAAAGCTTTCTTGCAAAAATAACAACAGAATCAAGAAAAACAGCAGAAGACATACTGATAAGAAAAAGAACTTTTACAGAAGAAGAAATAACAATAGTTACAGATTACGGCAAAAAAAAATTCCTTCTCATACCCATAAGAAGAAATAATAAACAGGACATATTAATACTTATTGATATTCATGCAGACAGGATGTTTACACGCTCTATGAGCGAACAATCCAGACTGCTGGGCATAATAATGGACTCTCTTACAGATTACATAGTAGTAGTGGATAAAGAATCGAGAATACTGTATGCCAATAGCGCCTTTGAAAGCTGGATCTATCTTATGGAGAAAAAACCTCTCCCCAGCCTCATAGGCAAGACTCTTCCAGAGATATCAAAAACAATAGCAAACAAAGTAGAACCCTTAATAACAGAAGCACAGAAACTAGGCAGTCAAATACAGAGAGAAATAGCCTGGCACATGAGTCTGCAGGAACTTGTGGTTGAAGCAACCGTCTTTCCCATACACCAACAGTATGAAGCCGCACAATGGTTTATCATATTCCACAACATAAGCAACAGGAAGAAAACAGAGCGGCTTATAATGCAGCAGAGACAGTTTTATCAGCAGGTTCTGGAGGCAACACCCATAGGCGTATACACTCTTGATCCCTTAAACGACTTTCTCATAACACTATGGAATAAGTCCATGGAAGAAATAAGCGGTATAATAAGAGCACAAACCCTAGGCTTAAAAGAAGAGCAGGTATTTCCCCAAGAATATTTTGCAGAAACCGCAGTACTTAACCAGGAAATAATATCAACCAAAAAAGAAGCAGAAATAGAAGAACTAGAAATAAGTTTTCCGGACAAAACAGATTCTGTAATTATAAATATCAGAAAGATACCAATACTTACACCACTGGGAGACGTAGACCACATACTAGTCCTTGTAGACGACATAACAGAACAAAAGAAATTGGATAGAGAACTCGCAAAATACAGAGAACATCTGGAAGAAGAAGTAAAAAGAAAAAGTGCGGAACTCACACGCGTTGCAACCGAGATGGAAGCTATCCTTAGGAGTACAGAAAGCGTTGCAATATGTTCCATGGATACGGACTTAAACATACAAATATTTAACCCAACAATGGAAAGACTAAGCAAAATGTACTTTAAGAGACAGCCTCAGAGAGGAAAAAATCTCCTAGACATATTCCCCATAAGGAAGATAAGAACAGCAGCAGAAAAATACCTTATACGGGCATTAAAAGGCTCTACAATAACAACACGGTTTTCCTTCTCCAGAAAAGCCCTCATGCCCATAGAAATGGAAGTTGTAGTCTCGCCCAAGCTGGACAAAGAGAAAAATATAATAGGTGCAACAATAATCGCTCTGGATATAACCCAGCGTGCAACAATGGAAAAGCAGTTGCGGCTGTTTAAAGCTATATCAGAATCCGCGCCATATGGAACCATCATTGTCGACTCCTCTTTTAGAATAATATACGCCAACCCGTATACCGCAAAAATACACGGCATGGAAATTGGTGAGATAATGGGACAGAATCTATCTGTTTTGCATACAGAAGAACAATTCTATAAGTTAAAGGAAGAGCTAAAGAAATCGGAAGAAACAGGAATAATGCCCGCGCAAGAAATATGGCATAAGTACAAAAACGGTATAGACTTTCCTATGCTCACAACAGCAACATTTATAAAGAACGACATGGGTATGACAAATTATATAGGAATTATTTCCATAGACATGAGCATACAAAAAGAAGCAGAAAAGAAACTCCTCATGGCAAAAACACAGGCAGAGCAGGCAGCAAGAGCTAAGAGTGAATTCTTGGCTACCATGAGCCATGAGATACGCACGCCGCTAAATGCTATTCTTGGTTTTACAGATTTATTGTATAACATTGCAGAAGATGAAAGAGAACTCACATATCTTGAAGCAATAAAAAACAGCGGCAAAAATTTGCTTCTTCTTATCAATGACATATTGGATCTTTCCAAGATAGAAGCAGGTAAAATGCAATTATCGTACACCATGGTAAATATGATAGACTTTATAAACGAGATTGCCTCCATATTTACAAATGCAGCCCAACAAAAAAACATTGATTTGATAAAAGAATACAATGAAGACATCCCCCCATCCATAGAAATCGATGAGCTCCGACTAAGACAGGTGATATTTAACCTAGTAGGTAATGCCATAAAATTTACAGACAAAGGTCATATAAAAATTTCTCTTCACTGCAAAAACAAGACAGATAATACAGTGGATATACATATAAAAGTAGAAGACACAGGCATAGGCATAAAAGAAGAAGAGCAAAAAGCAATATTTGAAACATTTCATCAGAGCGAAGGACAGGATAATAGGAAATATGGAGGCACAGGTCTTGGCCTATCCATATCAAAACGACTCATAGAAATGATGGGGGGAAAAATCAGCCTTAAGAGTAAGTACGGAGAAGGTTCATGTTTCTCTGTAGAAATACCTGGGCTTAAATATTCTACAAAAAAAGTGGAGAAAGAAATAATATCCAACACTGGCATACCCGATCTCAAAGGAAAAAAAGTGCTAATAGTGGACGATAAGGAACTCAACAGAAATCTTCTTGTAGAATATCTTGAACCTACAAAAGCATCCTGTATCTTGGCAGATGACGGTACAACAGCTCTGGAGGAGGTCAGAAAAAACCCGCCAGACATAATACTAATGGACATAAGAATGCCATCAATGAGCGGAGACGAGTTTATAAAAGAATATTACAAAGACGAAAAAAACCGACAAGTTCCAATCCTGGCTCTTACAGCATCCATATTAAAAGAAAGACATCAATATTTTAAGACACTGGGATTTAGAGAAGTTATAACAAAACCAGTTAGTAGAGAAATACTCTACAGGATGATTGCAAAATACCTGGGAATAGATACAACAACACAGGAAAAACAGAAAAAAAGAAAATCTACAGTAGAAAAGCTACCAGACTCTTTATCTGATGAAGAACTTGCAATAAAAGATGAAATAAAAAAAGCTTATCATGATACAATAAAAGAACTAGCAGAAATTGCACAAGATACAGGTCTTACAAGCGATATGAAGAAGCTCGCCGATACTGCAATAGAATACGGAGAAAATCTACCATGCAAATATTACAAAATATGGGGAAAAATGATGCACACGGCAATAGACAGCTTTAACATACCAGGAATAAAAGAGCTGATAAATAAGATAGAAAACTTTATAAATAGCATAAATTAG
- the truA gene encoding tRNA pseudouridine(38-40) synthase TruA — protein MRNIKLVLAYDGTDFDGWQRQPMGRTVQEVVEKALAKMHKHPVHIHAAGRTDAGVHATGQCINFITDIDSIPVEKIAVACNSFLPRDVRAVSADCVDENFHARYSATAREYRFYVFPSSVPYPHMRRFSLWIPWVPSLDLLNAYAMRIIGENDFTSFAAPSDQSPSRIRHIFSSFWYTEGSLLVYKIIGSSFLWKMVRCLVGTMLELAKKQAHPDMMKEILLARDRSLAADTAPPQGLFLHRVYYGKEYKI, from the coding sequence ATGAGAAACATAAAGCTTGTGCTTGCTTATGATGGTACTGATTTTGATGGATGGCAAAGACAGCCAATGGGAAGAACAGTTCAGGAGGTTGTGGAAAAGGCTCTTGCAAAGATGCATAAACATCCTGTACATATACATGCCGCCGGCAGGACTGATGCAGGTGTACATGCCACGGGGCAGTGTATCAACTTTATAACGGATATTGATTCTATTCCTGTGGAAAAGATAGCTGTTGCATGCAATTCTTTTTTACCAAGGGATGTACGGGCTGTTAGTGCTGATTGTGTGGATGAAAACTTTCATGCACGGTATAGTGCCACTGCCAGAGAATACAGATTCTATGTTTTTCCTTCTTCTGTCCCCTATCCTCATATGAGGCGTTTCTCCTTGTGGATACCATGGGTTCCATCTCTTGATTTGCTCAACGCATATGCCATGAGAATAATAGGTGAGAATGATTTTACCAGCTTTGCTGCTCCCAGTGATCAGAGTCCCAGCAGGATAAGGCATATTTTTTCTTCTTTCTGGTATACAGAGGGTTCTTTGCTGGTTTACAAGATAATAGGTTCTTCTTTTTTATGGAAAATGGTAAGATGCCTTGTTGGTACGATGCTTGAGCTTGCAAAAAAACAGGCTCATCCTGATATGATGAAGGAGATTCTGCTTGCAAGGGACAGAAGCCTTGCCGCAGATACTGCTCCGCCTCAGGGATTGTTTCTTCACAGGGTATATTATGGAAAAGAATATAAAATCTGA
- a CDS encoding 2-hydroxyacid dehydrogenase, producing MADTRILVFDAKPYDIEFFEKLNKNYGFFIKFIPDRLTEDNAVLANGYDVVSLFVNDYVTPQVADIFYKNGVKLIALRSAGYNNVDLDAVYGRLHVVRVPAYSPHAIAEHTVALLLALNRKIHRAYWRTRDFNFSLHGLMGFDLHGKTAGIIGTGKIGRIVAEILGKGFGMRVLVSDPYPQTEWAENNGFSYVELEKLYKESDVISLHCPLTENTRHIINKDSLALTKPGVIILNTGRGQLISTRDLIAALKNGHIGAAGLDVYEEETDYFFEDHSDSYIQDDVLARLMTFPNVLVTSHQAFFTREAVTNIVETTMENIRAFAEGKALDNEICYKCDRQNCRKKEVGRCW from the coding sequence ATGGCAGACACAAGGATTTTGGTTTTTGATGCCAAGCCGTATGATATAGAGTTTTTTGAAAAGCTCAATAAGAACTATGGCTTTTTTATAAAATTTATTCCTGACAGATTGACAGAGGACAATGCAGTCCTGGCAAATGGCTATGATGTTGTAAGTCTCTTTGTAAACGATTATGTTACGCCACAGGTAGCTGACATTTTTTATAAAAACGGGGTAAAGCTGATCGCTCTGCGTTCTGCAGGATACAACAATGTTGACTTGGATGCTGTGTACGGTAGACTCCATGTTGTAAGGGTGCCTGCATACTCTCCGCATGCTATTGCAGAGCATACTGTCGCATTGCTTCTTGCCCTCAACAGAAAAATCCATAGAGCGTATTGGAGAACGCGTGATTTTAACTTTAGCCTGCACGGACTTATGGGTTTTGACTTGCACGGTAAGACAGCAGGCATAATTGGCACAGGTAAAATAGGTAGGATTGTTGCAGAAATCTTGGGCAAAGGATTTGGTATGAGGGTACTTGTCTCAGACCCTTACCCTCAGACGGAATGGGCAGAGAATAACGGTTTTAGTTATGTTGAGCTTGAGAAGTTGTACAAAGAATCGGATGTGATATCGCTGCACTGTCCGCTTACGGAAAACACGCGACATATTATCAACAAAGACAGTCTGGCGCTGACCAAGCCTGGAGTGATTATACTCAACACAGGCCGTGGTCAGCTTATATCCACACGTGATCTTATAGCAGCGCTCAAAAACGGCCATATAGGTGCTGCCGGACTCGATGTGTATGAGGAAGAAACGGATTATTTCTTTGAAGACCACTCTGACAGCTATATACAGGACGACGTGCTTGCAAGGCTAATGACCTTTCCCAATGTGCTGGTAACCAGCCATCAGGCTTTTTTCACACGTGAAGCTGTTACCAACATTGTGGAAACAACGATGGAAAATATCAGGGCCTTTGCAGAGGGTAAAGCCCTTGATAACGAAATATGCTACAAATGCGACCGGCAGAATTGTAGAAAAAAAGAGGTTGGAAGGTGCTGGTAA
- a CDS encoding uracil-DNA glycosylase produces MEKNIKSELWDIAWCIQDIADGGWRKEHPPLPVEKVIYSEHSVTASDNGEEVSSRNSAHDISEGTVSVDIITSDILECKKCRLASGRIQAVPGIAIKGLPVLVVGEAPGADEDRMGEPFVGKAGKYLDKWLAAIGLERKKDVNILNVVKCRPPNNRDPLPDEIEACIPYLKAQISLLKPVVILTLGRFATSVLTGSEEGITKIRGKIYKYDGIPLVPTFHPSAVLRNQTLKRPVWEDLKLLKMILNKQLKG; encoded by the coding sequence ATGGAAAAGAATATAAAATCTGAGTTATGGGATATTGCCTGGTGTATCCAGGATATTGCTGATGGAGGTTGGAGAAAGGAACACCCGCCTCTTCCTGTAGAGAAAGTAATATATTCCGAGCATTCTGTGACAGCCTCGGATAATGGAGAAGAAGTATCTAGTAGAAATTCTGCCCATGATATAAGTGAAGGTACTGTATCCGTGGATATTATTACCAGTGATATACTTGAGTGCAAAAAGTGTAGACTTGCTTCTGGCAGGATACAGGCTGTGCCTGGCATAGCTATAAAAGGGCTTCCTGTTCTTGTTGTAGGGGAAGCCCCTGGAGCAGATGAAGATAGAATGGGGGAGCCTTTTGTCGGAAAAGCCGGTAAATATCTGGATAAGTGGCTCGCTGCCATAGGTCTTGAGAGAAAAAAGGATGTCAATATCCTCAATGTTGTAAAATGCAGACCACCCAACAACAGAGACCCTCTTCCAGATGAGATAGAGGCATGCATACCATATCTTAAAGCTCAGATAAGTTTGTTAAAGCCGGTTGTTATACTTACTTTGGGGCGTTTTGCGACATCTGTGCTTACTGGTTCAGAGGAAGGAATAACAAAAATAAGGGGCAAAATATATAAATATGATGGCATTCCCCTTGTTCCTACTTTTCATCCCAGTGCTGTTTTGCGCAATCAAACTCTCAAGCGTCCCGTATGGGAGGATCTTAAGCTTCTTAAAATGATTCTCAACAAGCAGCTTAAGGGTTGA
- the priA gene encoding primosomal protein N' yields MFAEVVFNIPHNNSFFYRAIDGCQVGVRVRASLKRRVLTGYVIGMTETLPYDIPDSRIKDVEKVLDSEPLFSRDGAFFDMAKWVSSYYMCSLGEALAMMVPLGKTQRENPVPYEEPSSYVKHELTEEQKEAIETFYSSDSYLFYLYGITGSGKTEVYLSIAERLLKEENGSVLYLVPEISLTSQIVESMRNRFLDITGVAILHSRLSAGQRLNEWKRILSGEARLVIGARSAVFAPLKNLSLIILDEEHESSYKSGSTPRYHARQVAMWRARKEGARLIMGSATPSFEAYRMMRDGKLPFYALTSRVGGGAEPEMRVIHLKEFPGPLSAPLLEEIERTHKEGRQTILFLNRRGFAHYIQCLSCGYEMICRHCSVPLTYHEAHNIMICHYCGYRTRPIDVCPKCNSVNVRYGGPGTEQMEKELSRRFPFYRIRRLDTDTAAKSGYVDKVIDEMHRGEVDVLIGTQMIAKGLNFKKLGLVGVVLADTGLHIPDFRASERVFSLLMQVAGRAGRFLPDGKVIIQTYLANHPAIAYAKKNDLEGFYLRELKLREETNFPPFSRLIRVLVRGKKESRVKSEIYKLADVLRKNLPAGVELLGPSTCPMEMIAGNYRYHLFLRAKNSSIMHAVLKKVLSGFELTSGLFLEIDIDPVNVT; encoded by the coding sequence ATGTTTGCAGAGGTTGTTTTTAATATTCCTCATAATAATTCTTTTTTTTATCGTGCGATAGATGGTTGTCAGGTTGGTGTACGGGTAAGAGCATCTCTCAAAAGGAGAGTTCTAACCGGATATGTTATAGGTATGACAGAGACTCTTCCGTATGATATTCCTGATAGTCGTATAAAAGATGTAGAAAAGGTACTGGATAGTGAGCCACTGTTTTCTAGAGACGGGGCTTTCTTTGATATGGCAAAGTGGGTGAGTTCTTATTATATGTGTAGTCTAGGGGAAGCTCTTGCTATGATGGTACCCCTTGGCAAAACACAGAGAGAGAATCCTGTGCCTTACGAAGAACCATCAAGCTATGTAAAACATGAGCTTACGGAGGAACAAAAAGAAGCGATTGAGACTTTTTATTCATCCGATTCTTACCTGTTTTATTTATATGGGATAACTGGCTCTGGCAAGACAGAGGTTTATCTTAGCATTGCGGAAAGACTCTTAAAAGAAGAAAATGGCTCCGTTCTCTATCTTGTGCCGGAGATTTCTCTTACATCTCAGATTGTTGAAAGCATGAGAAACAGGTTCTTGGATATAACTGGTGTTGCTATTCTTCATTCTAGACTTTCTGCAGGACAGAGGCTTAATGAATGGAAGAGGATTCTTTCTGGTGAAGCCAGGCTTGTTATAGGTGCAAGAAGCGCTGTTTTTGCACCACTTAAGAATTTGTCTCTTATTATATTGGACGAAGAACACGAATCATCTTACAAGTCCGGTTCTACTCCCCGTTATCATGCCAGACAGGTTGCTATGTGGAGAGCAAGAAAGGAAGGTGCAAGACTTATTATGGGTAGTGCCACTCCTTCTTTTGAGGCCTATAGAATGATGCGGGATGGTAAACTCCCTTTCTATGCGCTTACCAGTAGGGTAGGAGGTGGTGCCGAGCCAGAGATGAGAGTGATTCATCTCAAGGAGTTTCCGGGCCCTTTGTCTGCCCCTCTCTTAGAAGAAATAGAGCGGACACATAAGGAAGGCAGACAGACCATCTTATTCTTAAATAGAAGGGGGTTCGCTCATTATATACAGTGTCTTTCCTGTGGATATGAGATGATATGTAGGCACTGTTCTGTCCCTCTTACTTATCATGAGGCTCATAATATAATGATCTGTCACTATTGCGGATACAGGACAAGACCTATAGATGTGTGCCCTAAGTGTAACAGTGTAAATGTGAGATATGGCGGACCAGGAACAGAGCAGATGGAGAAAGAGCTGTCAAGACGTTTCCCTTTTTATAGGATAAGGAGGCTTGATACCGATACCGCTGCAAAAAGTGGCTATGTGGACAAGGTTATAGATGAGATGCATAGAGGGGAAGTGGATGTTCTCATAGGAACACAGATGATAGCTAAGGGGCTTAACTTTAAAAAACTTGGACTTGTGGGGGTTGTTCTCGCTGATACAGGTCTGCACATACCCGATTTTAGGGCTTCGGAGAGGGTTTTTTCTCTTCTTATGCAGGTTGCAGGGAGGGCTGGACGCTTTTTACCCGACGGAAAGGTTATTATTCAGACCTATCTTGCCAACCATCCTGCAATTGCGTATGCAAAAAAAAACGACCTGGAAGGATTCTATCTACGTGAGTTAAAGCTTAGAGAAGAGACCAATTTCCCGCCTTTTTCTAGACTAATACGAGTCCTGGTTCGCGGTAAAAAAGAATCTCGTGTAAAGTCGGAAATTTATAAACTTGCAGATGTTTTGAGGAAAAATCTACCTGCCGGAGTAGAGCTTCTGGGACCTTCTACCTGTCCTATGGAGATGATAGCAGGTAATTACAGATATCATCTTTTTCTGCGTGCAAAAAACAGCTCTATAATGCACGCTGTGCTTAAGAAGGTTCTATCAGGTTTTGAACTTACTTCCGGATTGTTCCTTGAGATAGATATTGACCCTGTAAACGTCACCTAG
- a CDS encoding sensor domain-containing diguanylate cyclase, with translation MQNRGVVMSDLSGILDEFENANSVQQSDELSLLKYYDLLKKIGIYDQLESYRNQVNDLEDIISNAVEILSKSSIDDVLNLVVRILNEKFIPSYLTVILQEAGLNGDIVIRCYQRLKQVEPPFTMDSIEGYKHFFEEYSSSVAFSLFSLNVNDKSLVEPLKKVRASILVPVIGMGGVYGLIVFGEKVLGDEYTQHELSYIAKLVSFVSISLQNNIHYRSSIIDFKTGLYNNSFFKRRLEEELYGVRRYGNNLSLIMMDVDHFKLFNDRYGHLAGDEVLISLARAVKTCLRTGDVAARYGGEEFVILLPKCSREDAIKVAERIRKTVEAMDVMFGGQLLKVTISLGVSTCNYYRRNVSSERFIEEADTALYESKKNGRNRVTAFRIGLLTMAAAIRDRQKSLQEKG, from the coding sequence ATGCAAAATAGAGGAGTTGTGATGTCCGATTTATCCGGCATACTGGATGAGTTTGAAAATGCAAATTCTGTGCAGCAGAGTGATGAGCTTTCTCTTTTAAAGTATTATGACTTGTTAAAAAAGATTGGAATATATGATCAGCTGGAGTCTTACAGAAATCAGGTCAATGACCTTGAAGATATTATCTCCAATGCAGTGGAGATTCTCAGTAAGTCTTCCATAGATGATGTGCTCAATCTTGTCGTAAGAATCCTCAATGAGAAGTTTATTCCGAGTTATCTTACGGTCATTCTACAGGAAGCAGGACTCAATGGAGATATTGTCATACGTTGTTATCAGAGGCTCAAGCAGGTAGAACCGCCTTTTACTATGGATTCTATAGAAGGTTATAAGCATTTCTTTGAGGAATACAGTTCTTCTGTTGCTTTTTCTCTGTTTTCTCTCAATGTGAACGATAAGTCTCTTGTGGAGCCTCTCAAAAAAGTGCGTGCGTCTATACTTGTGCCTGTTATAGGTATGGGAGGAGTATACGGATTAATCGTTTTTGGCGAAAAGGTTCTTGGAGATGAGTATACTCAGCACGAGCTGAGTTATATTGCAAAGCTTGTCAGCTTTGTGTCCATAAGTTTACAGAATAATATTCACTATCGTTCTTCTATCATAGATTTTAAGACAGGGCTTTACAATAATTCTTTCTTCAAACGCCGATTGGAAGAGGAGTTGTACGGTGTAAGACGGTATGGAAATAATCTTAGCCTGATAATGATGGATGTTGACCACTTTAAACTCTTTAACGACCGTTATGGACATCTTGCTGGAGATGAAGTGCTTATTTCTCTTGCAAGGGCTGTAAAAACCTGTCTCAGGACAGGTGATGTGGCTGCACGCTACGGAGGAGAGGAGTTTGTTATTCTTCTACCCAAGTGTTCTCGAGAGGATGCCATAAAGGTTGCCGAGCGTATAAGAAAGACAGTAGAGGCTATGGATGTCATGTTTGGGGGACAGCTTCTCAAGGTTACCATAAGCCTTGGCGTATCCACATGCAATTACTACAGGAGAAATGTCTCATCGGAGAGGTTTATAGAAGAGGCGGATACTGCGCTCTATGAGTCCAAGAAAAATGGAAGAAACAGGGTTACTGCCTTTAGAATAGGACTTCTTACCATGGCGGCTGCCATAAGGGACAGACAAAAATCCTTGCAGGAGAAGGGCTAG